One part of the Tunicatimonas pelagia genome encodes these proteins:
- a CDS encoding electron transfer flavoprotein subunit beta/FixA family protein — protein sequence MKILVCITHVPDTTSKISFTENNTKFDTTGVQYIIGPYDDYSLARAIELKEQHGGSVTVVNVGEAETEPTIRKALAIGADDAIRINAHPSDSFFVAQQIASVVKEGGYDLVLMGRESIDYNGGQVHGMVGELVNMPSISPVMQLDIEGDTAKLSREIEGGKEQLEVKLPFIAGCQEPIAEWKIPNMRGIMMARKKPLDVRDPADNEQMTDTVRYELPPPKGEVKMFSADELDALVQALKNEANVL from the coding sequence ATGAAGATTCTAGTATGCATTACCCACGTACCCGATACCACATCAAAAATATCGTTTACGGAGAATAACACCAAATTCGACACAACGGGCGTACAGTATATTATTGGCCCTTACGATGACTACTCGTTGGCTCGGGCTATTGAGTTGAAAGAACAGCACGGCGGTTCAGTTACAGTAGTCAACGTAGGTGAGGCGGAAACGGAGCCTACTATCCGAAAAGCACTGGCTATTGGAGCTGATGATGCCATTCGTATTAACGCTCACCCTTCCGATAGCTTTTTTGTGGCTCAGCAAATCGCTTCGGTGGTGAAAGAAGGTGGTTATGATTTGGTGCTAATGGGTCGAGAATCTATTGATTACAACGGTGGACAAGTACACGGTATGGTGGGCGAACTGGTCAATATGCCCTCTATTTCGCCCGTAATGCAGCTCGATATTGAGGGAGATACCGCTAAGCTCTCCCGGGAGATAGAAGGAGGAAAAGAACAACTAGAGGTGAAACTACCCTTTATTGCTGGTTGTCAGGAGCCCATTGCCGAGTGGAAAATTCCGAACATGCGCGGCATTATGATGGCCCGTAAAAAGCCTTTGGATGTTAGAGATCCCGCTGATAACGAACAGATGACCGATACCGTTCGTTACGAGCTACCGCCCCCCAAGGGTGAAGTAAAAATGTTCTCGGCTGATGAGTTGGATGCATTGGTACAGGCACTAAAAAATGAAGCCAACGTACTCTGA
- a CDS encoding electron transfer flavoprotein subunit alpha/FixB family protein has protein sequence MAIVALVEDSDGKIKKSSIEAVVYAAALAKQISEDEVVALALGNQVSSEELEGLGKFGANRVLHANDERLNQGVIQAYASVVDQAMNETGANVLILAKSSLGDPVASRVAIKQQAALGANVVELPDLSDGFVVKSSIYTGKAFAHTKLDRDKKIIALRKNAITPEEGEGKATVEAFNPSLSDADFGATITNTEKSEGDILLPEADIVVSGGRGLKGSENWGMIEELADTLGAATGCSKPVSDIGWRPHHEHVGQTGVKVSPSLYVAVGISGAIQHLAGVNSSKYILVVNQDAEAPFFKAADYGVVGDAFEIVPQLTEKIKASQN, from the coding sequence ATGGCAATAGTAGCACTCGTTGAAGATTCTGACGGAAAAATAAAAAAATCGTCTATTGAAGCCGTAGTGTACGCGGCGGCCTTAGCTAAGCAAATAAGTGAGGATGAAGTGGTAGCCTTAGCATTAGGAAACCAAGTTAGTAGTGAGGAGCTAGAAGGGCTGGGAAAGTTTGGAGCCAATCGTGTACTGCACGCCAACGACGAGCGATTAAACCAAGGTGTGATTCAAGCTTATGCCTCAGTGGTTGACCAAGCAATGAACGAGACAGGAGCGAATGTACTAATACTTGCTAAATCATCCTTGGGCGACCCGGTTGCCTCTCGGGTAGCCATAAAGCAGCAAGCTGCTTTGGGAGCAAATGTGGTAGAATTGCCTGATTTAAGTGACGGGTTTGTGGTAAAGAGTAGTATTTACACCGGAAAAGCATTCGCCCATACCAAACTCGACCGAGATAAGAAGATTATCGCTTTACGAAAAAACGCTATTACCCCCGAAGAAGGTGAAGGAAAAGCCACAGTAGAAGCTTTTAACCCTAGCTTATCAGATGCCGATTTTGGGGCTACTATCACTAATACGGAAAAAAGTGAAGGCGATATATTGTTGCCGGAGGCAGACATTGTGGTGTCTGGTGGACGTGGATTGAAAGGCTCGGAAAACTGGGGGATGATAGAAGAGTTGGCCGATACACTAGGAGCAGCCACTGGCTGTAGCAAACCCGTATCAGATATCGGCTGGCGACCGCACCACGAGCACGTAGGGCAGACTGGAGTAAAGGTGAGTCCTAGTTTATACGTAGCCGTGGGTATTTCGGGGGCTATTCAGCACCTAGCTGGCGTAAACTCTTCTAAGTATATTTTGGTCGTTAATCAAGATGCCGAGGCACCATTTTTTAAAGCAGCCGATTACGGGGTGGTGGGCGATGCTTTTGAAATAGTACCTCAGTTAACCGAAAAGATCAAAGCCTCTCAAAACTAA
- a CDS encoding bifunctional nuclease family protein: MDKIELEILGLSSSQSQQGSFALVLGETVGNRRLPIIIGMFEAQAIAIEIEKIVPNRPMTHDLFKSFARNFHYTVEEIMISDLKEGVFFAKIVCSDGAGTTEIDARPSDAIAIGLRFNVPIFTNESVLSEAGIVLTDEEGEPEIPSAPSGSDSKKGATEKLKDLSFDRLTSMLDEALKGEDYEKAAKIRDEMNRRN, encoded by the coding sequence GTGGATAAAATTGAATTAGAAATTTTAGGTCTTTCTTCTAGCCAATCACAGCAGGGTTCGTTTGCGTTGGTGCTGGGGGAGACCGTAGGTAATCGCCGACTGCCCATCATTATCGGAATGTTTGAGGCTCAGGCAATCGCTATTGAGATCGAGAAGATTGTTCCTAATCGTCCAATGACTCACGATTTGTTTAAGTCATTTGCGCGGAACTTCCATTATACGGTAGAGGAAATTATGATCTCAGATTTAAAGGAAGGAGTATTCTTTGCTAAAATTGTTTGTAGTGATGGAGCGGGTACTACCGAAATTGACGCCCGTCCGTCCGATGCTATTGCGATTGGTCTCCGATTTAATGTGCCTATATTCACCAACGAGAGCGTACTTTCTGAGGCAGGTATTGTGTTAACCGATGAAGAAGGTGAACCGGAAATTCCATCCGCTCCGTCTGGGTCAGATTCTAAAAAGGGAGCTACTGAAAAATTAAAAGATCTATCGTTTGATCGGCTCACTTCAATGTTAGATGAAGCCTTGAAAGGCGAAGATTACGAAAAAGCCGCTAAGATTCGGGATGAGATGAATCGTCGAAATTAA
- a CDS encoding NupC/NupG family nucleoside CNT transporter, whose protein sequence is MPYVRGILGIAALVFIAFLLSQNRRAVNWRLVGAGIAIQLIAGILILKVPFVKSIFNSISEAFVKFLSFSQQGAEFLFGGLVDTSSFGYIFAFQVLPTIIFFSTVTAGLYYLGILQKIVYAIAWIMARTMRLSGAESLSAAGNIFLGQTEAPLLVRPYIAGMTLSEIMCLMTGGMATIAGGVLGGYVAFLGGDDPVERTRFASYLLSASIMNAPAAIVIAKILVPETQPDKIRKELDVSGENLGVNVIDALSRGAAEGLKLALNVGGMLLAFIAVIAAINYFLSGVIGETTGLNQFVVQSTDGAFDEFSLEYLLGQLFRGFAFIMGVDWSQTLQVGSLLGQKTVINEFVAYLSLSEMKAAGGLDGRALVIATYALCGFSNFSSIAIQIGGIGSLAPDQQGNLSKLGMWALIAATFACMMTATIAGMLVNY, encoded by the coding sequence ATGCCTTACGTTCGCGGAATCTTAGGAATCGCTGCCTTGGTATTTATTGCTTTTCTCTTATCGCAAAACCGTCGGGCGGTAAACTGGCGATTGGTAGGGGCTGGCATCGCAATCCAATTGATAGCGGGTATACTAATTCTGAAAGTTCCGTTTGTAAAGAGTATCTTTAACAGCATCAGCGAAGCATTTGTAAAATTCTTGAGCTTTTCGCAGCAGGGAGCTGAGTTTCTGTTCGGTGGGTTGGTGGATACCTCATCCTTCGGCTACATTTTTGCCTTTCAAGTGCTGCCCACCATTATTTTCTTTTCTACGGTTACTGCTGGACTGTACTACTTAGGTATTTTACAAAAAATTGTCTACGCTATTGCCTGGATTATGGCGCGTACTATGCGTCTGTCGGGAGCAGAAAGCTTATCTGCCGCCGGAAATATCTTCCTCGGACAAACGGAGGCTCCCTTACTGGTTCGTCCGTACATTGCTGGAATGACGCTTTCGGAGATTATGTGCCTGATGACCGGAGGCATGGCTACTATTGCCGGGGGGGTGCTGGGGGGCTACGTTGCTTTTCTCGGAGGTGATGATCCGGTAGAGCGAACCCGTTTTGCTTCTTACTTGCTGAGTGCTTCTATTATGAACGCCCCGGCGGCCATCGTCATTGCTAAGATTCTGGTACCCGAAACCCAGCCGGATAAAATACGCAAGGAGCTCGATGTGAGTGGCGAAAACTTGGGAGTGAATGTAATCGATGCACTCTCCCGAGGGGCAGCAGAAGGACTGAAGTTAGCACTAAACGTAGGAGGAATGCTGCTGGCATTTATTGCCGTAATTGCAGCTATCAATTATTTTTTGTCAGGAGTCATTGGCGAAACAACCGGACTAAATCAGTTTGTTGTACAAAGTACCGACGGGGCGTTCGATGAATTTTCGTTAGAGTATCTGCTGGGACAGCTATTCAGAGGGTTCGCCTTCATTATGGGAGTAGACTGGAGCCAAACGCTGCAAGTAGGCAGTCTGCTAGGCCAAAAGACTGTTATTAACGAATTTGTTGCGTACTTAAGCTTATCCGAGATGAAAGCCGCTGGGGGATTAGACGGACGAGCGTTAGTGATCGCCACTTACGCACTTTGCGGATTTTCTAACTTTAGTTCTATTGCCATTCAGATTGGTGGTATTGGCAGTTTAGCCCCCGATCAGCAAGGCAATCTTTCTAAACTAGGGATGTGGGCTTTAATCGCCGCTACTTTCGCCTGTATGATGACTGCTACCATTGCTGGAATGCTGGTGAACTACTAG
- a CDS encoding AI-2E family transporter, translating to MTKLPGYAKYLIVLAAIVLTAYVLIVAKSILSPLLTALILALLLHPFGSWLERLKIPRGISSVLSIVFVVLVIAGLFYFFSAQVRNIGSDLNTIEAKFNQVIDQSSAWMESTIGIAPQEQTNYLKDSITSLLRGSTSFLSRTVSATAGFFTAFFLAMISLFFFLYYRKFFLDFLYRLFSPANHSVVGETVVKIEKVVRSYILGLFTVILIVGVLNTTGLMILGIEHAVFFGALAAVLTIIPYIGVFVGSLLPILFALVTKDSIWYPIGVALIFWAVQFLEGNFITPNVVGGRVSINPFAAILALFFGGMIWGAIGMILSIPILAIMKVIFDTVPSMRPYGFLLGNPPDELALESRKMRLKNIGKRFQQSKKAPVKQKA from the coding sequence ATGACTAAACTGCCCGGATACGCTAAGTACCTTATTGTGTTAGCAGCCATTGTTCTGACCGCTTACGTACTTATCGTTGCAAAATCAATCCTGAGTCCGCTACTCACTGCATTAATTTTAGCATTACTACTTCACCCTTTTGGCTCGTGGTTGGAGCGATTAAAAATTCCGAGGGGTATTAGCTCAGTGCTCTCTATTGTGTTTGTCGTGCTAGTAATTGCCGGGTTATTTTACTTTTTCTCAGCCCAAGTGCGAAATATCGGAAGCGACCTGAATACCATTGAGGCTAAGTTCAATCAGGTGATTGATCAGAGTTCAGCGTGGATGGAGAGCACCATTGGTATAGCACCTCAGGAGCAAACCAATTATTTGAAAGATTCTATTACTAGTCTGTTACGGGGCAGCACGTCGTTTCTGTCTCGCACTGTTTCGGCTACGGCGGGCTTTTTTACTGCATTTTTTCTTGCTATGATCTCTCTGTTTTTCTTTCTCTACTACCGAAAGTTTTTTCTTGACTTTCTGTACCGATTGTTTTCTCCGGCAAACCATAGCGTAGTAGGCGAAACGGTAGTTAAAATAGAAAAAGTGGTTCGCAGCTACATCCTGGGATTATTCACAGTGATTTTAATTGTTGGCGTTTTAAATACTACTGGCCTCATGATACTAGGAATTGAGCACGCTGTTTTTTTTGGTGCTCTAGCTGCGGTGCTCACCATTATTCCTTATATCGGAGTGTTTGTTGGGTCATTGCTGCCTATTTTGTTTGCATTGGTCACCAAGGATTCTATTTGGTATCCAATAGGAGTAGCTCTCATCTTTTGGGCAGTGCAGTTTCTGGAAGGAAACTTTATTACGCCTAATGTAGTTGGCGGACGCGTGAGTATTAATCCTTTTGCTGCTATTTTAGCTCTATTTTTCGGTGGAATGATCTGGGGAGCTATCGGCATGATTTTATCCATACCAATACTGGCTATCATGAAAGTAATCTTCGATACTGTGCCTTCAATGCGACCTTACGGATTTCTATTAGGGAACCCGCCCGACGAGCTTGCATTAGAATCGCGAAAAATGAGGCTAAAAAATATTGGTAAGCGATTTCAGCAAAGTAAGAAAGCTCCAGTCAAGCAGAAGGCCTAG
- the tyrS gene encoding tyrosine--tRNA ligase, with protein MSSLENFIKELRWRGMIHDMTPGTEEQLAKEKTLGYIGFDPTAKSLHIGNLATVMLLVHLQRSGHQPIALVGGATGMVGDPSGKSAERNLLDEATLRENQAGVRQQLEKFLDFEATENKAVLVNNYDWFGKIGFLEFLRDAGKHLTVNYMMAKDSVKKRLETGLSFTEFSYQLLQGYDFYHLYQHHGVKLQMGGSDQWGNITTGTEFIRRKASGDAFALTAPLITKSDGTKFGKSESGNVWLDADMTSPYKFYQFWLNVADDDLSRLLRVFSLKNQEEVEALEQLPNPNEAKRALAGELTTRIHSAEDFENARDASSILFGNAALEKIQRIDEKTLLEVFEGLPQETISKTEYEATDNVVDLLAETTRQLVFKSKGEARRMIQQGGVSINKEKIASAEAEANFSLLQNKYLLVQRGKKNHFLVRVEE; from the coding sequence ATGTCAAGTTTAGAAAACTTTATAAAAGAACTCCGTTGGCGGGGTATGATTCATGATATGACCCCTGGTACCGAGGAGCAACTGGCTAAGGAGAAAACTTTGGGCTATATCGGGTTCGACCCGACGGCTAAATCACTGCATATTGGTAATCTGGCTACGGTGATGCTGCTGGTGCATCTGCAACGAAGCGGTCATCAGCCCATTGCTTTGGTAGGGGGAGCTACCGGTATGGTTGGTGATCCTTCGGGAAAATCAGCCGAGCGTAATTTGCTAGATGAAGCAACCCTTCGGGAAAATCAGGCCGGAGTGCGCCAGCAATTAGAGAAATTTCTGGATTTTGAAGCGACTGAAAATAAGGCAGTACTCGTGAACAACTACGATTGGTTCGGTAAGATTGGGTTTCTGGAATTTCTGCGGGATGCGGGTAAGCACCTAACCGTCAATTACATGATGGCGAAAGACTCAGTAAAAAAACGATTGGAAACCGGGTTGTCATTTACGGAATTCTCGTACCAATTGCTACAAGGCTACGACTTTTACCATTTGTACCAGCACCACGGAGTGAAACTACAGATGGGTGGCTCGGATCAGTGGGGAAATATTACTACCGGAACCGAATTCATTCGCCGAAAGGCATCGGGAGATGCATTTGCGCTAACAGCCCCGCTCATTACCAAGTCCGACGGAACCAAGTTTGGTAAGTCTGAGTCGGGTAACGTTTGGCTAGATGCCGATATGACCTCTCCCTATAAGTTCTATCAGTTCTGGCTCAACGTAGCTGACGATGATCTGTCACGTTTGCTACGAGTTTTCTCGCTTAAAAATCAAGAAGAGGTGGAAGCATTAGAGCAGTTGCCCAATCCGAATGAGGCCAAGCGGGCACTGGCCGGAGAACTGACCACCCGCATTCACTCAGCCGAAGATTTTGAAAATGCTCGTGATGCCTCTTCTATTCTGTTTGGTAATGCTGCCCTGGAGAAAATTCAGCGGATTGATGAAAAAACTCTGCTAGAAGTTTTTGAAGGATTACCTCAGGAAACGATCTCTAAAACGGAATACGAAGCAACCGATAATGTAGTGGATTTGCTCGCGGAAACAACTCGTCAACTGGTTTTTAAATCCAAGGGAGAAGCCCGCCGGATGATTCAGCAGGGTGGGGTAAGCATTAATAAGGAGAAGATTGCCTCCGCCGAAGCAGAGGCCAATTTTTCGTTGCTACAAAACAAGTACTTACTCGTACAGCGCGGAAAGAAAAATCATTTTCTGGTGCGAGTGGAAGAGTAG
- a CDS encoding DoxX family protein encodes MKAVKITYYVTLSLFTLLMIFSAFNYFFNYEDVKGAFQSLEFPTYVIYPLAIAKLLGLVAIWTKQSIVLKEWAYAGFFFNIALAASAHINAGDGQAAGAFVALALLATVYFTEKKVIPEKSLATA; translated from the coding sequence ATGAAAGCTGTAAAAATTACCTACTACGTCACACTCAGTCTATTCACCCTATTGATGATTTTCTCGGCCTTTAACTACTTCTTCAATTATGAAGACGTTAAGGGAGCATTTCAGTCGCTAGAATTTCCCACATACGTAATCTATCCGCTGGCTATTGCAAAACTGTTGGGCTTGGTGGCTATCTGGACAAAACAATCGATTGTTTTGAAGGAATGGGCTTACGCCGGATTTTTTTTCAACATCGCTTTAGCTGCCTCCGCTCACATTAATGCCGGAGATGGGCAGGCAGCCGGTGCCTTCGTTGCCTTAGCTCTACTCGCCACAGTCTACTTTACCGAAAAGAAAGTTATTCCCGAAAAATCCTTAGCGACAGCGTAG
- a CDS encoding 1-acyl-sn-glycerol-3-phosphate acyltransferase, protein MWKIIAKIILGISGWSYNKNFPKHIKKGVMIAAPHTSNWDIFYALSALRLMGIPIRFTIKKEWMKPPVGIILKALGAIPINRKQKGLTRESMVDAMARLFDERDHLIVLVTPEGTRKYAKRWRTGFYHVAKQANVPILLGYLDYAQKEAGILMEPFYPSDDVNQDIEAIKEKYKGFTARHPEQGIY, encoded by the coding sequence ATGTGGAAAATTATTGCGAAGATTATTTTAGGTATTTCTGGTTGGTCGTACAACAAGAATTTCCCCAAACACATTAAGAAAGGAGTCATGATTGCCGCTCCCCATACCAGCAATTGGGATATTTTCTACGCACTTTCAGCCCTTCGGCTAATGGGTATACCGATTCGGTTCACTATTAAGAAAGAATGGATGAAACCTCCGGTAGGGATTATTCTTAAAGCGTTGGGTGCTATACCTATTAATCGAAAGCAAAAAGGGCTTACACGGGAAAGCATGGTAGATGCAATGGCCAGACTGTTTGATGAACGCGATCATCTAATTGTGTTAGTCACCCCGGAAGGAACCCGAAAATACGCGAAACGCTGGCGAACGGGTTTTTACCACGTAGCTAAACAAGCCAATGTACCAATCCTTTTAGGTTATCTGGACTACGCTCAAAAAGAAGCGGGTATTCTTATGGAGCCATTCTACCCATCCGATGATGTGAACCAAGATATTGAGGCTATCAAGGAAAAGTATAAGGGCTTTACCGCCCGGCACCCTGAGCAAGGAATCTATTAG
- a CDS encoding patatin-like phospholipase family protein — MLKNSEEAEPRRRQLGLVLSGGGARGIAHLGVLKVLDELGIKIGAITGSSSGAIAGALYASGYSPDDILRIINETNFFRLIRPAISKTGLLKMDSAEWLYDKYLPKNSFEELKIPLTINATDLRKGKTVYFSKGELIRPLMASTCIPVMFEPISFQHQLYVDGGLLNNFPAEALIGSCDKLIGLHCNPIDDTFKVMNIRTMLERTFLLTINANSYSRRKYCDFFIEPPALNTYHIFDLGKANEIFQIGYNYARELEAELTQFWSEI; from the coding sequence ATGCTGAAGAATTCGGAAGAAGCGGAACCACGTCGTCGACAACTAGGGTTGGTGCTCTCCGGTGGCGGAGCGAGGGGTATTGCCCACCTAGGAGTTTTAAAAGTACTGGATGAACTCGGTATAAAGATTGGAGCAATTACCGGAAGCAGTTCAGGAGCCATTGCCGGGGCACTATACGCTAGTGGCTACTCACCCGATGATATCCTTCGGATAATAAATGAAACCAACTTCTTCCGACTTATTCGTCCCGCCATTAGTAAGACCGGATTGCTAAAGATGGACAGCGCCGAATGGCTCTACGATAAGTATCTCCCTAAAAACTCATTTGAAGAATTAAAAATCCCTCTAACCATTAATGCTACTGATTTACGTAAGGGAAAAACAGTGTATTTTTCCAAGGGTGAACTCATTCGCCCGCTGATGGCTTCTACCTGCATTCCCGTAATGTTTGAGCCAATTTCCTTTCAGCATCAACTATACGTAGACGGCGGGTTGCTGAATAACTTTCCGGCCGAAGCACTGATAGGTAGCTGCGATAAACTTATAGGTTTGCACTGCAACCCCATTGATGATACTTTTAAGGTGATGAATATCCGAACCATGCTTGAACGAACTTTTCTGCTAACCATTAATGCTAACTCTTACTCTCGCCGAAAGTACTGCGACTTTTTTATTGAACCACCCGCTCTGAATACATACCATATATTTGATTTGGGAAAAGCCAATGAGATTTTTCAGATCGGGTACAACTACGCCCGAGAGCTAGAAGCCGAGCTTACCCAGTTTTGGTCAGAAATATAA
- a CDS encoding acetyl-CoA carboxylase carboxyltransferase subunit alpha, whose amino-acid sequence MATENSAQTLLEFEKPVVELEERLAEMKRMANENGVDVSEAVQTLEAKIQRLKEETYSNLTRWQRVQLSRHPDRPYTLDYIYELCDDFIELHGDRTVKDDKAMVGGLGRINGQTFMLLGQQKGRNTKLRQMRNFGMANPEGYRKALRLMKIAEKFSKPIIAFIDTPGAFPGIEAEERGQGEAIARNLREMFMLKVPVICIIIGEGASGGALGIAIGDRVVMLENTWYSVISPESCSSILWRSWDFKEQAAEALKLTAQDMHHFQMVDSIIDEPLGGAHHDMKWQSKKIEEYIFSTLKELDALSPEDRIQKRIDKFTKIGVVQ is encoded by the coding sequence ATGGCAACAGAAAATTCAGCACAAACCTTACTAGAATTTGAGAAACCAGTGGTTGAGCTGGAGGAGCGATTAGCTGAGATGAAACGCATGGCGAATGAGAATGGCGTAGATGTGAGTGAGGCGGTTCAGACCTTAGAAGCCAAAATTCAACGCCTGAAAGAAGAAACATACTCTAACCTAACCCGTTGGCAACGGGTGCAACTCTCACGTCATCCCGACCGCCCCTATACGCTAGATTATATTTACGAACTTTGCGACGACTTTATTGAACTGCACGGCGACCGTACTGTGAAAGACGATAAAGCCATGGTTGGTGGCCTAGGGCGCATTAATGGACAAACCTTTATGCTACTAGGTCAACAAAAAGGGCGGAATACTAAGCTTCGTCAGATGCGAAACTTCGGCATGGCTAACCCAGAAGGCTACCGTAAAGCACTGCGCCTGATGAAAATTGCCGAGAAGTTTAGTAAACCTATTATTGCGTTCATCGATACCCCCGGAGCTTTTCCGGGTATTGAAGCCGAAGAGCGGGGGCAGGGTGAAGCCATTGCCCGCAACCTGCGAGAAATGTTTATGCTCAAAGTTCCGGTGATTTGTATTATTATCGGAGAAGGAGCTTCGGGTGGTGCGCTAGGTATTGCTATTGGCGACCGGGTGGTGATGCTAGAGAATACTTGGTATTCCGTTATTTCCCCCGAGTCTTGCTCGTCTATTCTGTGGCGCAGCTGGGATTTTAAGGAGCAAGCGGCCGAAGCCCTCAAGCTTACCGCGCAAGATATGCATCACTTTCAGATGGTAGATAGCATTATTGATGAGCCTTTGGGTGGGGCTCACCACGATATGAAGTGGCAGAGCAAAAAAATAGAGGAGTACATTTTTTCTACCCTGAAGGAATTAGATGCTCTCTCCCCTGAAGACCGCATTCAAAAACGCATTGATAAGTTCACTAAAATTGGAGTAGTACAGTAA
- a CDS encoding AraC family transcriptional regulator, which yields MEGPVPLTVISPVMLERGSFFDFPALQANWVFILDGQITLHYKDQQYPLRKSFLIPHYNYTIRTTTSSGCKAIVVRFPPFSYFALRPFVHLSARELSSQKVFLAEDIFGSSFQALKDRLAITPNVSQQNAYLQSYLQVGQRPEGYHISRMQSILDHIDQSYDFSYRVDELCQTHHITPRTLNRYFYEYLGTSPKYYLREHRFSRILRQLLTVPGDPWKTAVEFGLTDQNHLIKEVKAFTGFTPSEIPNELHAAAHYTLGQ from the coding sequence ATGGAAGGCCCTGTTCCCCTGACCGTGATTAGCCCGGTGATGCTCGAGAGAGGGAGTTTTTTTGACTTTCCGGCGCTACAGGCTAACTGGGTATTTATATTGGATGGCCAAATCACACTCCATTATAAAGACCAGCAATATCCTCTTCGTAAGAGTTTTCTGATTCCCCACTATAATTATACCATCCGGACAACCACTAGCAGCGGGTGTAAAGCCATTGTCGTCCGGTTCCCACCCTTTTCTTATTTTGCCCTTCGTCCGTTTGTTCACCTTTCCGCACGCGAGTTATCCTCTCAGAAAGTGTTTTTGGCCGAAGATATTTTTGGATCTTCCTTTCAAGCATTAAAAGATAGGTTAGCGATAACCCCTAATGTTTCTCAGCAAAATGCTTATCTCCAGTCTTACCTTCAGGTAGGGCAACGCCCCGAAGGGTACCATATTTCCCGGATGCAGAGCATTTTAGATCACATCGATCAAAGCTACGACTTTTCCTATCGAGTCGATGAGCTATGCCAAACGCACCACATTACTCCGCGGACACTCAATCGATACTTTTACGAATACCTCGGCACAAGCCCAAAGTACTACCTGCGGGAGCACCGTTTCAGCCGAATACTGAGGCAGTTGTTAACCGTTCCGGGTGACCCTTGGAAAACGGCGGTAGAGTTCGGACTTACGGATCAAAATCATTTGATCAAAGAAGTGAAAGCGTTTACGGGGTTTACCCCAAGTGAAATACCAAACGAACTGCACGCAGCAGCACATTATACGCTCGGTCAATAA